Within Ipomoea triloba cultivar NCNSP0323 chromosome 9, ASM357664v1, the genomic segment ctatatatattatactgaAAGGGTTGAGGAGCTTTTGCTTTTGAACCCTCTTCCCTCCCTTAATTCTAGGAATAAGCTagcacaacaacaacaaagaatTCCAGTTGATTGTGTCCAAGGAAAGGAAGGCACAAAACAAAAGTATTAACTACGAGTATATACTATGCGCGTCCCATCAAGCAAAATGTTGTGCTTGATTTCACTGATCAAAGAATCCTCTGCCAAAGGAAAATGGCAAGACGTTCTTTTCCACTACCACTCACTCCGAGGGGCAGGTATTCAGCTGACTGACGTTTCGGTATTCCCTCCCATTCTTAAAGCTTGCTTAAACCTCCCGCTCTCCTTCACACATGGACATGCTGCCTCCATCCACGCATCTATGCTCAAGCATGGTTTCGCAGCAGCATTCACTTCCATCTGGAATTCCGTTATTGATTTTTACTCCAAATCCGGAAACTTGGGCGCTtccatgcgtgttttccagtctaTGACCAATCCAGACTCCGTGTCCTGGAATATAATCATTCACGCCCACCTTTATCAAGGCGTTTCTCCTCGGGAAGGATTAAGATTGTTTGATCAGGCCCGTGTTGCTGGGTTTCAATCCAATGTCTCCACCTTGGTGCTTGTGCTTCAGACTTGTAGAAATCTTGCAACTTTTTTTAATGGACAGAAGATTCATGGCTACGTAATTCGAAGTGGGTTTTCGGCTGCAAACTCCGTCCAGAACTCGCTACTGAATTTTTATACAGAATTTGGAATGGAACTTGCACGGGAGCTGTTTGATGAAATGAGTGACAGAGATGTAATTTCTTGGAGTGTGATGATTGCTGGCTTCGTTGCAAGTGAAGAATCCACACTTGCTTTGGAATTGTTCAAGGAGATGATATCTGACTGGGGGATAAGAGCAGATGAACAAATAGTAGTGAGTGTGCTTAAGGGCTGTAGCCGTTTGAGGGACATTAAAATGGGAACCCTAGTCCATGGTTTTGTGACGTCAAGAGGTTTAGGTCATGATTTGTTTGTTGACAACTCTCTGATTGACATGTATTCTAAGTGTAATGACATGGATTCTGCCTTACGAGCCTTCTGTGAAATGCCTATCAAGAATATAGTATCCTGGAATTCCCTGCTGTCTGGACTTGTTCATAATGGAAACCATGCTGACGCTCTTCTTCTGTTTGATTCAATGGTTAATGCAGGAGCAGAGGCTGACGAGGTAACATTAGTTAATCTGCTACAGGTATGCAAGCATTTTGGTGATTCTTATCACTGTAAATCCATACATTCAAGAATATTCCGACAAGGTTATGAGTGGAATGAGTTGGTCATAAATTCTCTGATCGATGCTTACGCCAGGTGCGATCTCATTACTCTTGCGTGGAGACAGTTTAGTAACATGGAAATACGAGATGAGGTAACGTGGAGCACCATGATTGCAGCCTTCAATAATCAAGGCATGCCTGATGAAGCAATTGCGGTTTTTCAAGAGATGTGCTGCAGGACATCCTCGGTAAAGCCCAATTCTATAACCATGCTAAATCTTCTTGAGGCTTGTTCTCTTTCTGCTGATCTAAGAAGATCAATGTGGGCTCATGCCATTGCTATTAGAAGATACTTGGCATCCGAAGTAGCAGTTGGGACTGCAATATTAGATATGTACTCGAAATGTGGAGCAATAGAAGCTTCGAGAAAAGTCTTTGAATGGATACATTGCAGGAATGTTGTCTCCTGGAGTGCAATGATCGCAGCATTTGGAATGAATGGCCTTCCAAATGATGCTCTAGCATGTCTGGCCGAGATGAAATTGCATGGGCTGAAACCCAACCCGGTGACCATTCTTTCTGTGTTATCAGCTTGTAGCCACGGAGGACTGATTGAGAAGGGGCTCTCTCTCTTTGAAGAGTTGGTACAGGGTCTTGAAGGTGAACTTGTGGCAGAACATTACTCATGCCTTATTGATTTGCTGGCTAGGGCCGGAAAGCTGGAAATTGCAATAGATTTAATAGAGAGGCTACCTGATGGACAAAAGCCCAGTGCAAGTGCCTGGGGTGCAATTTTAAGTGCCTGTAGGAATTATGAGAACGCGGAGATTGGATTTGATGCCTTCTCTCAGGTTCTTGAATCTGAAACATCAAGCACATCAGCATATTTGCTTGCTTCGAGCATGTATGCTTCTAGTCATTCCTGGACTGATGCCACTAAAATGAGATGGTTGGTGAATAATAGAGGCACAAGGGTTGAAGGTGCTTACAGTTTAGTACATGTAGATGGCAGGGCATGCAAGTTTTTAGCTGGCAATAACCATAGTTCGTTGCCTGATGACTTGTGCCTTGCTATTGAGCGACTGCACTCATCTATAAAAGTTGATCGCGGAGGATGATGCTATTTCAAATACAACAAGGTAGAGTAAGTATAGGATTTTTCTGCAGATGGAGGAGCTTGGTGGTATTGAAGGTAATCTTCCTCTTTCTCACACTTGTATTCAAACATATTACTGATATAGAGCCATAACTTTTCCTTACATTTTCAATTTGGATCTGACAGCCAGACAtcattttgaagaaaatatattatgcTGAGCTGAGATTGATCTTGCTACTGTAAGCAGCAGCTTCTTGCCTCATGGTCTATGTATATTTTACATCTTCCTTGCACAGGAAATTAATCCCTATTGCTATTGAACTATTggcaaaggaaaatgaaacaaacTGCTTCCTACTCACATTACAGGTCAACATTACATGAGATATTCCCCTCTGCTTCCTGATGAACTTCCATGCTTTAGATTATTGGCATAGTGGAGGGAGAGTTTGATTGTTCGGCTTTTAGATGACCTGTGGATGTCTATACATTCTTCAAGATCAGCATCGCATGTCAAAAGCACCCACTCAGAGTCATCATCTAGGTATTTTATGTCAAATTTACTGCCATCCTGTATATTAAAACGTGCCAGAATCTCATGCTGTAGATCTCCAAAACGCCAATGTGGCTGCAGGCTGAATCGgatcttttcttccccaaatgtaGCTTTTACCCTAAAGGTACAGG encodes:
- the LOC116028493 gene encoding pentatricopeptide repeat-containing protein At2g17210, which produces MRVPSSKMLCLISLIKESSAKGKWQDVLFHYHSLRGAGIQLTDVSVFPPILKACLNLPLSFTHGHAASIHASMLKHGFAAAFTSIWNSVIDFYSKSGNLGASMRVFQSMTNPDSVSWNIIIHAHLYQGVSPREGLRLFDQARVAGFQSNVSTLVLVLQTCRNLATFFNGQKIHGYVIRSGFSAANSVQNSLLNFYTEFGMELARELFDEMSDRDVISWSVMIAGFVASEESTLALELFKEMISDWGIRADEQIVVSVLKGCSRLRDIKMGTLVHGFVTSRGLGHDLFVDNSLIDMYSKCNDMDSALRAFCEMPIKNIVSWNSLLSGLVHNGNHADALLLFDSMVNAGAEADEVTLVNLLQVCKHFGDSYHCKSIHSRIFRQGYEWNELVINSLIDAYARCDLITLAWRQFSNMEIRDEVTWSTMIAAFNNQGMPDEAIAVFQEMCCRTSSVKPNSITMLNLLEACSLSADLRRSMWAHAIAIRRYLASEVAVGTAILDMYSKCGAIEASRKVFEWIHCRNVVSWSAMIAAFGMNGLPNDALACLAEMKLHGLKPNPVTILSVLSACSHGGLIEKGLSLFEELVQGLEGELVAEHYSCLIDLLARAGKLEIAIDLIERLPDGQKPSASAWGAILSACRNYENAEIGFDAFSQVLESETSSTSAYLLASSMYASSHSWTDATKMRWLVNNRGTRVEGAYSLVHVDGRACKFLAGNNHSSLPDDLCLAIERLHSSIKVDRGG